One Drechmeria coniospora strain ARSEF 6962 chromosome 01, whole genome shotgun sequence genomic region harbors:
- a CDS encoding NAD dependent epimerase/dehydratase family protein produces MRGHDMQEDALTGYSIAARPDVIVHCAAERFPDKVDKDPEGARALNVAASRRLAKLSAGRDIILIYISTDYVFPGPPGEAPYEADGVPKPTNLYGQTKLDGERAVLEAYDEAGKKGSAVVLRIPVVYGHAQTPAESAVNTLFETVWEAQKAGAKVSMDDWAIRYPTNTEDIGRVCRDVAVKYVETTDREVLPTILHFSSEDKMTKYEICQRFGEIMGLPTTNIVPNRAGNDPKATVQRPFDCHLSTRGLRELGIDVSTCDFTAWWRREVGAFRNGAIFSEHMQKLFHAGTDVATAWEILPCTLESHYEHIVGVHANLVQDSGMATTSTQ; encoded by the exons CAGACAAGGTAGACAAGGATCCCGAGGGTGCGAGAGCGCTCAACGTGGCGGCCAGCCGGAGGCTCGCCAAGCTCTCGGCAGGGCGCGACATAATTCTCATCTACATCTCCACCGACTACGTCTTTCCTGGCCCGCCTGGTGAGGCACCTTATGAAGCGGATGGAGTTCCGAAACCGACAAATTTGTACGGCCAGACGAAGCTTGACGGTGAGCGAGCAGTGCTGGAAGCATACGATGAAGCAGGAAAAAAaggctccgccgtcgtcctccgcATTCCTGTCGTGTATGGGCACGCGCagacgccggccgagagTGCGGTGAACACGCTCTTCGAAACGGTGTGGGAAGCCCAGAAAGCGGGTGCCAAAGTCAGCATGGACGACTGGGCAATTCGCTACCCGACGAATACCGAAGACATTGGACGCGTGTGCCGCG ATGTGGCAGTCAAATATGTCGAAACGACAGACCGAGAAGTGCTGCCGACGATCCTTCACTTCTCAAGCGAAGACAAGATGACAAAGTATGAGATCTGCCAACGATTCGGCGAGATCATGGgtctgccgacgacgaacatCGTACCCAACAGGGCGGGCAACGACCCCAAGGCTACTGTCCAGAGGCCGTTCGATTGTCACCTGAGCACTCGAGGGCTTCGGGAGCTGGGCATCGACGTCTCGACGTGCGACTTTACCGCGTGGTGGCGGAGGGAAGTCGGTGCCTTTCGAAA CGGTGCCATATTCAGCGAGCACATGCAGAAGCTGTTTCATGCTGGCACAGATGTGGCAACTGCCTGGGAGATCTTGCCTTGTACTCTGGAAAGCCACTATGAGCATATCGTAGGCGTGCATGCGAATCTTGTCCAGGACTCTGGGATGGCTACTACGAGCACGCAGTAG